One genomic segment of Desulfonatronum thioautotrophicum includes these proteins:
- a CDS encoding PEP-CTERM sorting domain-containing protein: MLLLLGQHTQAASLDLWGVAARVTVFPCGNIGCTTLNPGLAERTEVDIFQATEASLDESLLRVPVRSQARVDDDSSGIFMPRLSGEVRPDSGHAAIAQAWGVNAYTYTGDTSFNLELSITLSGNVSGSNSFGSISANVYIVDAQDYENAMASREGVIVDPPGIPTFFDSIRRAGAELELGISANAFLNVPINPNDSFYIWSYLRVANAGGNRSVADESLSMNFADTSNLVAANQSGPTPDPIPEPGTIALLGLGLAGLGVYARRRRLAA, from the coding sequence ATGCTGCTGCTTCTCGGCCAGCACACCCAGGCCGCGAGCCTGGACCTCTGGGGAGTCGCCGCGAGAGTAACTGTTTTTCCGTGCGGGAATATTGGATGTACGACGTTAAACCCTGGTCTCGCTGAAAGAACTGAGGTTGATATCTTTCAGGCAACCGAGGCATCTTTGGACGAGTCGCTTCTCAGGGTCCCTGTGCGCTCTCAGGCCCGTGTTGACGATGATTCTTCTGGAATTTTTATGCCGCGACTAAGCGGTGAAGTTCGTCCGGATTCAGGACATGCGGCCATTGCCCAGGCTTGGGGGGTCAATGCCTATACCTATACGGGGGACACATCGTTCAACCTGGAACTTTCAATCACTCTCTCGGGAAATGTTTCGGGCTCAAATTCATTCGGCTCCATAAGCGCAAATGTGTACATCGTCGATGCCCAAGACTACGAGAACGCTATGGCTTCCAGGGAAGGTGTCATTGTTGATCCTCCTGGCATTCCCACTTTTTTCGACTCAATCCGTCGTGCCGGCGCTGAGTTGGAACTGGGGATTTCGGCCAACGCATTTCTGAACGTTCCAATCAACCCCAATGACTCTTTTTATATCTGGTCGTACCTCCGTGTTGCCAATGCTGGGGGAAATAGGAGTGTTGCGGATGAGAGTCTGTCCATGAACTTCGCTGACACCTCCAACCTGGTTGCCGCAAATCAGTCCGGCCCCACGCCCGACCCCATTCCCGAGCCCGGCACCATCGCCTTACTTGGTCTCGGCCTGGCCGGCCTGGGGGTGTATGCTCGGCGACGCAGGCTGGCGGCATAG
- a CDS encoding carboxypeptidase-like regulatory domain-containing protein produces the protein MPNPLFFKTLLHGLPLLIAFWLIPSPLYAHGALIQWHQSPGIIIYAKYDTGQPMAEAQVAVFAPDNPARAWLTGQTDAEGRFSFAPDPDIPGTWAVQARQAGHGAMAHIPISSDTENQPDISLQSPSITTPLQRAVMIGSVVWGCVGTALFFRRTKANTDK, from the coding sequence ATGCCCAATCCCCTCTTCTTCAAGACACTTCTGCATGGCCTGCCCTTGCTGATCGCATTCTGGCTGATACCGTCTCCACTGTACGCCCACGGCGCCCTGATCCAATGGCATCAATCTCCGGGCATCATCATTTACGCCAAATACGATACAGGCCAGCCCATGGCCGAGGCCCAGGTTGCGGTCTTTGCACCGGACAACCCCGCCAGAGCCTGGCTTACCGGACAAACCGACGCCGAGGGCCGCTTCAGTTTCGCACCTGATCCGGACATCCCAGGAACATGGGCCGTCCAGGCCAGACAGGCCGGGCACGGTGCCATGGCTCATATCCCCATCAGCTCCGACACGGAAAACCAGCCGGACATTTCCCTCCAAAGCCCATCCATCACCACCCCTCTACAACGTGCCGTGATGATCGGCTCCGTGGTCTGGGGATGTGTGGGAACGGCACTCTTCTTTCGCCGCACGAAAGCCAATACGGACAAATAA
- the serB gene encoding phosphoserine phosphatase SerB, translating into MREILLIQLTGTDQDGLLAGMMDQLAASGTMVLDISQSVIHEELSLGVLVEVPQDYQASPVIKDLLFWAYNLGLTLKFSPVSEEDYEHWVGQQGRRRHIVTLLGRTLTAGNLGRIARVITDNGLSIFGITRLSGRRSLADPAAMPRTCVEFSVRGTPADISAMRAAFLELSRELGIDIGFQEDNAFRRIRRLVCFDMDSTLIQAEVIDELAKRAGAGQEVAAITEAAMRGELDFSQSLRKRVGLLRGLPESVLEDVAATLPLTEGAERLIRTLKHLGYTIAILSGGFTYFGRRLQERLGIDYLYANELEIREGQLTGGLVGEIVDGPGKARLLKEIAAKEHISLAQVIAVGDGANDLPMLDIAGLGIAFHAKPVVRQGAGQAISNMGLDGVLYFLGLRDSETMQELAVSQ; encoded by the coding sequence ATGCGAGAAATACTTCTGATACAGTTGACGGGCACGGATCAGGACGGACTTTTGGCCGGCATGATGGACCAGTTGGCCGCATCCGGAACCATGGTCCTGGATATCTCGCAATCCGTGATTCACGAGGAGCTGTCCCTCGGGGTACTGGTGGAAGTGCCTCAGGACTATCAGGCTTCACCCGTGATCAAGGATTTGCTGTTTTGGGCCTATAACCTGGGCCTGACCCTGAAGTTTTCCCCTGTGTCCGAGGAAGATTACGAGCATTGGGTAGGCCAGCAGGGACGTCGGCGGCATATCGTGACCCTCCTGGGTCGGACCCTGACGGCAGGGAATCTGGGCCGCATCGCCCGAGTGATCACGGACAACGGGCTCAGCATCTTCGGTATTACCCGGCTTTCCGGCCGAAGGTCCCTGGCTGATCCCGCGGCCATGCCCCGGACCTGCGTGGAGTTTTCCGTGCGCGGCACACCAGCGGACATCTCGGCCATGCGCGCCGCGTTTTTGGAGCTGTCACGGGAGCTGGGCATTGACATCGGCTTTCAGGAGGACAATGCGTTTCGCCGGATTCGTCGCCTGGTCTGCTTTGACATGGATTCGACCCTGATCCAGGCCGAGGTGATTGACGAACTGGCCAAGCGTGCCGGTGCCGGGCAGGAGGTGGCCGCGATTACCGAGGCGGCCATGCGCGGCGAATTGGATTTTTCCCAGAGTTTGCGCAAGCGGGTGGGTCTGCTGCGAGGTTTGCCGGAGTCGGTGCTGGAGGACGTGGCCGCCACGCTTCCGCTGACAGAAGGGGCTGAACGGTTGATTCGCACCCTGAAGCACCTGGGCTACACCATTGCCATCCTTTCGGGGGGCTTCACCTACTTCGGCAGACGCCTGCAGGAGCGACTGGGTATTGACTATCTGTATGCCAACGAACTCGAAATCCGGGAAGGGCAACTGACTGGCGGGCTGGTGGGTGAGATCGTGGATGGTCCGGGCAAGGCTCGTTTGCTCAAGGAGATTGCGGCCAAGGAACACATTTCCCTGGCCCAGGTCATTGCCGTGGGTGACGGAGCCAATGATTTGCCCATGCTGGATATTGCCGGGTTGGGCATTGCCTTTCACGCCAAGCCGGTGGTCCGCCAAGGCGCGGGGCAGGCCATTTCCAATATGGGGCTGGATGGAGTGCTTTACTTTCTGGGTTTACGGGACAGTGAGACCATGCAGGAGCTGGCGGTCTCGCAATGA
- a CDS encoding single-stranded DNA-binding protein, translating to MSGSLNKVILVGRLGQDPKLAYTQSGQPVANFTMATDESYTDRDGQKVEKTEWHRVVVWGKQSEFVGNYLTKGRLVMVEGKLQTRKWQDQQGQDRYTTEIVAQRVQAMDSKGQRTEEAPMPDDRHAPGPSAHPSESGMDEVPF from the coding sequence ATGAGTGGATCATTGAATAAAGTCATCCTGGTCGGCAGGCTCGGGCAAGACCCCAAGTTGGCCTATACCCAGAGTGGCCAGCCGGTGGCCAATTTTACCATGGCCACGGACGAATCCTACACGGATCGCGATGGCCAGAAAGTGGAGAAAACCGAGTGGCACCGGGTGGTGGTCTGGGGCAAGCAGTCTGAGTTTGTGGGAAATTACCTGACCAAAGGTCGGCTGGTAATGGTCGAGGGCAAACTTCAGACCCGGAAGTGGCAGGATCAGCAGGGCCAGGATCGTTATACCACGGAAATCGTGGCCCAGCGGGTCCAGGCCATGGACTCCAAAGGCCAGCGCACCGAAGAGGCCCCCATGCCCGACGACCGTCATGCACCAGGCCCTTCAGCCCACCCCTCGGAAAGTGGCATGGACGAAGTGCCATTCTGA
- a CDS encoding carboxyl transferase domain-containing protein, whose product MDIDKTVLELRERLKYIQDIFGPKENENVLLLRAKLQEFEEQVSKLESAEQIRQISSLEDLFGFLEKKLERQLTPMDKVRIVRHPQRISLKDILEHVYDNYTEIGGQDEYSVDPSMLIARAYITRRVGNKVHNQSVMVIGQEKGHGQEFRNGGSVKPWGNAKALQYMKVAETENIPIHAYVNTPGAFPIEDYPGAAQQIARNIYEMAGLRVPVIAIFSEGGSGGAEAIGLADVRLMLSHGYYSVISPEGAAAIEGRIRQGQRVPPDLVEKCAKQLKITAEDNLSLGLVDRIVQEPVLGARTEHFDFFRALRQEVINATDEIILRVRGMNYFRAKAIMRQKKSPRANAENIFVRWKLSSAARERLLWKRYQRFMAMSRHAVLDRRSVGQRVYDFGADMGWSVYSFFKYDFLRKHQKKVKHLAEDVGAEVQVVLNKCFAPIKRIKGSLKGTNGDAASGDQCQLTQLSRWKEREAEPQQGYLSPKAKQDVTITCPNTPIHGCLDMWAPDLFGEWAGVCIHCGHHFPMEYDWYLHNVYDSDSFSEFNGQIEAKNPLGYEGLDLKLEEAKRKTGQKSSCVTFEATINGLNVVTAMLTAGFRGGSVGAAEGEKFIRAVERARKKHFPLVAYVHGTAGIRIQEGTLGVIQMPRCTMAVRRYLEDGGLYLVVYDTNSYAGPVASFLGCSPYQFAIRSSRVGFAGLGVIQETTGMPVEPHYHGAYQALSRGHIQGVWDRREMRKNVYQALLTVGGRNLYYR is encoded by the coding sequence ATGGATATTGATAAAACTGTTTTGGAACTTCGTGAGCGGTTAAAGTACATTCAAGATATTTTTGGTCCCAAAGAAAATGAGAATGTGTTGCTGTTGCGGGCAAAACTGCAAGAATTTGAGGAGCAGGTTTCAAAGCTGGAGTCCGCGGAGCAGATCCGGCAGATCTCCTCGTTGGAGGATCTGTTCGGCTTTCTGGAAAAGAAGCTGGAGCGACAGCTCACTCCCATGGACAAGGTCCGCATTGTGCGACACCCCCAACGCATCTCGCTGAAGGACATTCTGGAGCACGTTTACGACAATTACACGGAAATCGGCGGTCAGGATGAGTACAGCGTTGACCCGAGCATGCTGATCGCCCGGGCCTACATCACCCGGCGGGTTGGCAACAAGGTGCACAACCAGTCAGTGATGGTCATTGGGCAGGAAAAAGGCCATGGCCAGGAGTTTCGAAACGGCGGCTCAGTCAAGCCTTGGGGCAATGCCAAAGCCTTACAGTACATGAAGGTTGCGGAAACCGAAAACATTCCCATTCATGCCTATGTGAACACCCCCGGGGCGTTTCCCATTGAGGACTATCCCGGGGCGGCCCAGCAGATCGCCCGCAATATCTACGAGATGGCCGGTTTGCGGGTTCCAGTCATCGCCATTTTCTCCGAAGGGGGGTCCGGCGGTGCGGAAGCCATTGGCTTGGCTGACGTCCGGCTGATGCTCTCCCATGGATACTATTCCGTCATTTCACCCGAAGGCGCGGCGGCCATCGAGGGCCGCATCCGGCAGGGGCAGCGTGTTCCCCCGGATCTGGTGGAAAAGTGTGCCAAGCAGTTGAAGATAACCGCCGAAGACAACCTTTCCCTGGGGCTGGTGGACAGAATCGTTCAAGAGCCCGTATTGGGGGCTCGGACGGAACATTTCGATTTTTTTCGAGCCTTGCGTCAGGAAGTGATCAATGCCACGGACGAAATCATTTTACGGGTCCGGGGGATGAATTACTTTCGAGCCAAGGCCATCATGCGTCAAAAAAAGTCTCCCAGAGCCAACGCGGAAAATATTTTCGTGCGCTGGAAACTCAGTTCAGCGGCTCGGGAACGGCTGCTCTGGAAACGCTATCAACGCTTCATGGCCATGAGCCGGCATGCCGTTCTGGACCGAAGATCCGTAGGGCAACGCGTCTACGACTTCGGAGCGGACATGGGATGGTCGGTGTACTCCTTTTTCAAGTATGATTTTTTGCGCAAACACCAAAAGAAGGTAAAGCATCTGGCCGAAGATGTAGGTGCCGAAGTTCAGGTCGTCTTGAATAAATGTTTCGCCCCCATCAAGAGGATTAAAGGTTCGCTCAAGGGAACGAACGGGGATGCCGCCAGTGGGGATCAGTGTCAACTGACCCAACTTTCTCGCTGGAAAGAGCGCGAGGCCGAGCCCCAACAGGGATACCTCAGCCCGAAAGCCAAGCAGGATGTCACGATTACCTGCCCCAATACCCCTATCCATGGATGCCTGGATATGTGGGCTCCGGATTTGTTCGGAGAGTGGGCCGGAGTATGCATTCACTGTGGTCACCATTTTCCCATGGAATATGATTGGTATCTGCACAATGTCTATGATTCGGATTCGTTCAGCGAGTTCAATGGGCAGATTGAAGCCAAAAATCCATTGGGCTATGAAGGTCTGGACCTGAAGCTGGAGGAAGCCAAACGCAAGACCGGACAGAAAAGCTCCTGCGTGACCTTCGAAGCTACCATCAACGGACTCAATGTGGTCACAGCCATGCTCACGGCTGGTTTTCGCGGTGGCTCCGTGGGGGCAGCTGAGGGGGAAAAGTTTATTCGTGCTGTTGAACGGGCTCGCAAGAAACATTTTCCTCTGGTTGCCTACGTGCACGGAACCGCCGGTATTCGCATCCAGGAGGGAACGCTTGGCGTTATCCAGATGCCACGATGCACCATGGCCGTGCGGCGATACCTCGAAGACGGGGGACTCTATCTGGTGGTGTATGACACGAATTCCTACGCCGGCCCGGTGGCCAGCTTTCTGGGCTGCTCTCCATATCAGTTCGCGATCCGGTCCTCCCGTGTCGGATTTGCCGGTCTAGGCGTTATTCAGGAAACCACCGGGATGCCCGTGGAACCACATTATCATGGAGCCTACCAGGCACTTTCCCGTGGGCATATCCAGGGTGTCTGGGATAGACGGGAGATGCGCAAGAATGTCTACCAGGCTCTTCTGACAGTGGGGGGGCGCAACCTATATTACAGATAG
- a CDS encoding 3'-5' exonuclease, which translates to MFFRRSEQRRRKGEPLPWWDLYAKRLTRVRHPVLRAFYQAGVVDEATAIEDVPMTAMDFETTGLDPAKDTIVSIGVVPFTLRRISSSQGRYWVVNPGGRFREDSVVFHRITHRDVEQCPDLRDVLPEVIQAISRTVVVVHYRQIERRFLDAAARERWGEGIIFPVIDTMDIEARFHRQSLAARWSRFWAHFWGRNERSLRLAASRSRYNLPVYAPHHALTDALATAELFQAQVAWRFSPQTPVSDLWQ; encoded by the coding sequence GTGTTCTTTCGGCGCTCTGAGCAGCGGCGGCGCAAGGGGGAGCCGCTGCCATGGTGGGATTTATATGCAAAACGCCTGACGCGGGTTCGGCACCCGGTTCTGCGTGCATTCTACCAGGCAGGGGTCGTTGACGAGGCAACGGCCATTGAGGACGTGCCGATGACGGCAATGGACTTTGAGACCACCGGGCTGGATCCGGCCAAGGACACCATTGTCAGTATCGGGGTGGTCCCGTTTACCCTCCGAAGAATTTCCAGCAGCCAGGGGCGGTATTGGGTCGTCAACCCTGGTGGGCGGTTTCGCGAGGATTCCGTGGTCTTCCATCGCATCACCCATCGTGATGTGGAACAATGCCCCGACCTGCGAGACGTCCTGCCGGAGGTGATCCAGGCCATTTCCCGGACAGTCGTCGTGGTCCACTACCGACAGATTGAACGCAGGTTCCTGGATGCGGCAGCACGGGAGCGCTGGGGCGAAGGGATCATTTTTCCGGTCATCGACACCATGGACATCGAGGCGCGTTTTCATCGTCAAAGTCTTGCGGCTCGATGGAGCCGCTTCTGGGCTCATTTCTGGGGACGCAACGAACGTTCCCTGCGTCTGGCTGCCAGCCGGTCCCGCTACAACCTTCCCGTCTATGCCCCACACCATGCCCTGACAGACGCCTTGGCCACCGCCGAGTTGTTCCAGGCCCAGGTCGCCTGGCGGTTCTCCCCACAAACGCCAGTCAGCGATCTCTGGCAGTGA
- a CDS encoding putative nucleotidyltransferase substrate binding domain-containing protein, protein MEVEQIEIANHLRLFEPFDAMPEEVVARVATNVDVVYHKAGSDILLYNDEIHELYFIRSGAVEMFRRDGEFYNRLGEGDFFGQMGLMMQNRVRFPAKALEDTLLYIIPEAVFDELCDQHEVFADFVQLGDRSRLRQMVSRAQQSNEMMRTKASKLISREPVTIDLSTSVHQAVLKMTEEGVSSVLVTSTDADGASSLVGIITDKDLRIRFIAPGLPLDTAVTDIMSTDLITVDADDYVFGAMLVMLRHNVHHLPLMRSGRAVGVIALSDLIRYESQNSLFVVAKILRAQNLDALSGLQGEINASFVRMVTEDANSRMVGSAMTVFGRSIFQRLLELAQDQLGPPPVPCCFLVLGAMARDELLPGGDQDNALVLDDTFDAAKHDAYFLNLARFVSDGLAANGFAYCKGGVMATTDKWRQPRHVWSKYFSDWIAYPSREAMLNSSMFFDLEGVWGHSEWVLQFRQQIAREAANHALFLQSLGRAALYRTPPLGFFKDFVLEQDGEHKNSLNLKRRGTAPLVALVRVHALAVRSTAQNTFARLEDIREARLLPPGRAEALRDAMEVMSMVRQRHHADQIRQNQTVDNNINPEDLSQFDRRNLKEAFQVLNDAQNYLKVNPSRGRSSYKGARRVLSAL, encoded by the coding sequence ATGGAAGTTGAACAGATTGAAATTGCCAATCATCTAAGGCTATTCGAGCCCTTTGACGCCATGCCGGAAGAGGTCGTGGCCCGCGTCGCCACGAATGTCGATGTGGTCTATCACAAGGCCGGCAGCGATATTCTGCTGTATAATGACGAGATTCACGAACTCTATTTCATTCGCAGCGGTGCGGTGGAGATGTTCCGCCGAGACGGGGAATTCTACAATCGTCTTGGAGAGGGGGACTTCTTTGGTCAGATGGGCCTGATGATGCAAAACCGGGTGCGCTTTCCGGCGAAGGCCCTGGAAGACACCTTGCTGTATATCATTCCCGAGGCGGTCTTTGACGAACTGTGTGACCAGCATGAGGTGTTTGCCGACTTTGTTCAGCTTGGAGATCGTTCCCGACTCCGACAGATGGTCTCCCGGGCACAGCAGTCCAATGAAATGATGCGCACCAAGGCCAGCAAGTTGATCAGCCGTGAGCCGGTGACCATCGACCTGTCCACCAGCGTGCATCAGGCCGTGTTGAAAATGACCGAAGAAGGTGTTTCGTCCGTATTGGTCACCAGTACCGATGCGGATGGGGCTTCCAGTCTGGTCGGCATCATAACGGATAAGGACCTGCGCATCCGATTCATCGCGCCTGGGCTTCCGCTGGATACGGCGGTGACGGACATCATGTCCACGGATTTGATCACTGTTGACGCGGATGACTATGTATTCGGCGCAATGCTGGTCATGCTCCGCCACAATGTGCACCATTTGCCACTGATGCGATCCGGTCGGGCCGTGGGGGTGATCGCGCTCTCCGACCTGATTCGCTACGAATCCCAGAACAGTCTTTTTGTGGTGGCCAAGATTCTCCGGGCGCAAAATCTGGATGCACTTTCCGGTTTGCAGGGAGAAATCAATGCCAGTTTCGTGCGCATGGTCACCGAAGATGCCAATTCGCGCATGGTCGGTAGTGCCATGACCGTGTTTGGGCGCAGCATTTTTCAGCGACTTTTGGAACTGGCCCAGGACCAGCTCGGACCACCGCCGGTTCCCTGCTGCTTTCTGGTTCTGGGGGCCATGGCCAGGGACGAGCTGCTTCCCGGCGGTGATCAGGACAACGCCCTGGTTCTGGACGACACGTTCGATGCCGCCAAGCACGATGCCTATTTCCTGAATTTGGCCCGTTTTGTTTCCGACGGGCTGGCAGCCAACGGATTTGCCTACTGCAAGGGCGGGGTGATGGCTACCACGGACAAGTGGCGCCAGCCCCGCCATGTCTGGAGCAAGTATTTCTCGGACTGGATCGCCTATCCCTCCCGGGAAGCCATGTTGAACAGTTCCATGTTTTTCGACCTGGAAGGAGTATGGGGCCATTCCGAGTGGGTATTGCAGTTCCGGCAGCAGATTGCCCGGGAAGCGGCAAACCACGCGCTCTTTTTGCAGTCCCTGGGGAGAGCGGCGCTCTATCGGACGCCGCCTTTGGGCTTTTTCAAGGATTTTGTTCTTGAACAGGACGGAGAACACAAAAACTCACTGAATCTCAAACGGCGGGGCACGGCCCCTTTGGTGGCCCTGGTGCGCGTTCACGCCCTGGCCGTGCGTTCCACTGCCCAGAATACTTTCGCGCGGTTGGAAGACATCCGGGAGGCTCGCCTTCTGCCTCCTGGTCGAGCCGAAGCCTTGCGGGACGCCATGGAAGTCATGTCCATGGTCCGACAACGCCACCATGCTGATCAGATCCGCCAGAACCAAACCGTGGACAACAATATCAATCCCGAGGACTTAAGCCAATTTGACCGCCGTAACCTCAAGGAGGCCTTTCAGGTGCTGAACGATGCGCAGAACTATCTGAAAGTTAATCCTTCAAGAGGACGCAGCAGCTACAAAGGGGCACGGCGTGTTCTTTCGGCGCTCTGA
- a CDS encoding BCCT family transporter, which translates to MVDKKDKDQSIAMIPPDGEVNPIDTDYTIGQDNISYKFGPYGVDIHNPVFGTSALIVILFVVVTLLFQAQAEPLFSSLRDWLTGNLYWFFIGAGNILVLVCLFLIVSPLGKVRIGGTEAKPDFSYLGWFSMLFAAGMGIGLMFYGVSEPLSHFGSAMGGTASENGVRTDWAPLGGAAGDAQAAIRLGMAATIYHWALHPWAIYSVLALGLALFSFNKGLPLTVRSIFYPILGERVWGWPGHVIDIVAIFATLFGLATSLGIGASQAAAGLGYLFNLPDGTTMQVLLIIGITLLALISVVAGLEAGVQRLSQINMVLAALLMLFVIIVGPTLAIATGFFTNLASYLQHLPALANPIGREDANFAQGWTAFYWAWWISWSPFVGMFIARVSRGRTVREFLISVLLIPSAACVLWMTVFGTTAISQVVRDGYNVAADAALPLQLFAMLDVLPLAQITSFIGIILVVVFFVTSSDSGSLVIDTIGAGGKVQAPVVQRVFWCTFEGLVAIALILGGGLVALQAMAVSTGFPFTIILLVACWSLIKGLASEPRTGKS; encoded by the coding sequence ATGGTTGACAAAAAGGACAAGGACCAATCCATCGCCATGATCCCGCCTGATGGCGAAGTCAATCCCATCGACACGGACTATACCATTGGCCAGGATAATATATCCTATAAATTCGGTCCCTATGGCGTGGACATTCACAATCCCGTCTTTGGCACGTCCGCGTTGATCGTCATTCTGTTCGTCGTCGTGACGTTGCTGTTTCAAGCCCAGGCTGAACCGCTCTTCAGCAGCTTGCGGGACTGGTTGACCGGGAATCTGTACTGGTTTTTCATCGGTGCCGGAAATATCCTTGTGCTGGTCTGTCTCTTTCTGATTGTCTCGCCTCTGGGGAAGGTGCGCATCGGGGGCACGGAGGCGAAACCGGACTTCTCCTATCTGGGTTGGTTTTCCATGCTTTTTGCGGCGGGGATGGGTATTGGCCTGATGTTCTACGGTGTCTCGGAACCGTTGTCCCATTTCGGGAGCGCCATGGGTGGAACGGCCAGCGAGAATGGTGTGCGTACCGACTGGGCACCCCTTGGTGGCGCGGCAGGTGATGCCCAGGCCGCAATACGTCTCGGGATGGCGGCCACCATCTACCACTGGGCATTGCACCCTTGGGCGATCTATTCGGTCCTGGCCCTGGGGCTGGCCTTGTTCAGCTTCAACAAGGGGCTGCCCTTGACGGTTCGCTCCATCTTTTATCCCATCCTTGGCGAGCGGGTCTGGGGCTGGCCCGGACACGTTATCGACATTGTGGCCATTTTCGCGACGCTTTTCGGGTTGGCCACCTCCCTGGGGATTGGGGCCTCCCAGGCTGCCGCGGGGCTGGGCTATCTGTTCAATCTGCCCGACGGGACCACGATGCAGGTGCTGTTGATCATCGGCATTACCCTGCTGGCCCTGATTTCCGTGGTTGCCGGTCTGGAAGCCGGAGTGCAGCGCCTTTCGCAGATCAACATGGTTCTGGCCGCGTTGTTGATGCTGTTCGTGATCATCGTCGGGCCGACTCTGGCCATTGCCACCGGTTTTTTCACCAACCTGGCGAGCTACCTGCAACACCTGCCGGCCCTGGCCAACCCCATCGGCCGGGAAGACGCCAACTTCGCCCAGGGCTGGACCGCTTTCTACTGGGCCTGGTGGATTTCCTGGTCGCCTTTTGTGGGCATGTTCATTGCCCGGGTTTCCCGAGGACGAACGGTCCGTGAATTCCTCATCTCGGTCCTGTTGATTCCCTCCGCGGCGTGCGTCTTGTGGATGACGGTTTTCGGCACCACGGCCATCAGTCAGGTCGTGCGGGATGGGTATAATGTGGCCGCGGATGCCGCTTTGCCCTTGCAGCTCTTTGCCATGCTGGACGTGCTGCCCCTGGCCCAGATTACCTCGTTCATCGGGATCATCCTGGTGGTGGTCTTTTTCGTCACCTCTTCGGACTCCGGTTCACTGGTCATCGATACCATCGGTGCCGGCGGCAAAGTGCAGGCACCGGTTGTACAGCGAGTTTTCTGGTGCACCTTCGAGGGACTGGTGGCCATTGCCCTGATCCTTGGCGGAGGACTGGTGGCGCTGCAGGCCATGGCCGTTTCAACGGGATTTCCCTTCACCATTATCCTCCTGGTGGCCTGCTGGTCCCTGATCAAGGGGCTGGCTTCCGAGCCGCGCACCGGGAAGAGTTAA